One Setaria italica strain Yugu1 chromosome II, Setaria_italica_v2.0, whole genome shotgun sequence DNA segment encodes these proteins:
- the LOC101778073 gene encoding tetratricopeptide repeat domain-containing protein PYG7, chloroplastic has protein sequence MARLLLFPSQAWVDPGRLLLRPAAPSSVAKPSAHCHHGGRVFIARAAERASVTTPAGARRLGVLPAVRRRPLPSLCWKEGASLGISPTRGVILASEIEEAFCLSSDKDNRSSRNLLLQFGALPCCTMVWLSTAQSAQSSVGTKLNMVYEVGELFELGIQLSYLLILLGLLGAGTFFVIRQVLVRRELDLSAKELQEQVRSGDASATEYFELGAVMLRRKFYPAAIKYLQQAIDKWDRDEQDLAQVYNALGVSYKRDNKLDMAIKQFEKAVELQPGYVTAWNNLGDAYELKKDLKSALKAFEEVLLFDPNNKVARPRVDDLRQRANMYKGVPIKSEKR, from the exons ATGGCGCGCCTGCTGCTCTTCCCGTCGCAAGCGTGGGTCGatcccggccgcctcctcctccgcccggcgGCACCCTCTTCGGTCGCCAAGCCTTCCGCGCACTGCCATCACGGAGGTCGCGTCTTCATAGCTCGCGCCGCTGAGCGCGCCTCCGTGACTactcccgccggagctcgccgcCTCGGGGTCCTCCCcgctgtccgccgccgtcctcttccTTCCCTCTGCTGGAAGGAGGGCGCTTCTCTTG GCATATCACCAACGAGAGGAGTCATTTTAGCTTCAGAAATAGAAG AAGCTTTCTGTCTCTCTTCAGACAAGGATAATAGAAGCAGCAGGAATTTGCTTCTGCAATTCGGTGCACTTCCATGTTGCACTATGGTATGGTTGAGTACTGCACAATCAGCACAGTCCAGTGTGGGAACAAAATTAAATATGGTGTATGAGGTCGGTGAGCTGTTTGAGCTGGGAATTCAGCTGTCGTATCTTCTCATACTACTTGGCCTGCTTGGAGCTGGTACATTTTTTGTTATTCGTCAGGTTCTCGTTCGCAGAGAGCTTGATCTTTCTGCCAAAGAGCTGCAA GAACAAGTGAGAAGTGGTGATGCAAGCGCTACTGAGTATTTTGAGCTTGGAGCAGTTATGCTACGGAGAAAATTTTATCCAGCCGCTATCAAATATCTGCAGCAAGCAATTGACAAATGGGATAGAGATGAGCAAGATCTTGCACAG GTGTACAATGCCCTGGGGGTCAGTTACAAGCGAGATAACAAACTGGACATGGCAATCAAGCAGTTTGAGAAGGCCGTGGAGCTCCAGCCAGGCTATGTGACGGCTTGGAATAACCTAGGCGACGCGTATGAGCTGAAGAAAGACCTGAAGTCGGCCCTCAAGGCCTTTGAGGAGGTcctcctctttgatcccaaCAACAAGGTTGCAAGGCCGCGCGTGGATGACCTCCGGCAACGCGCCAACATGTACAAGGGCGTGCCCATAAAATCTGAAAAGCGATAG